In a single window of the Sphingosinicella microcystinivorans genome:
- a CDS encoding enoyl-CoA hydratase: protein MTEEHPYILYETPEPGIARIVMDRGNAANAQDTRFLYELNAAFDRAAAADDVRVIILAANGKHFSAGHDIRERNHLENQDRFAPVTPFQQHRRPGAEGRMSREEELYTGFCERWRNLPKITIAAVQGKCVSGGLLLCWPCDLIVASDDAEFQEVTVAMGIAGVEWFAHPWEMHPRKAKEMLLTGEPIGAEEARQIGMVNRVVPRADLAEATLLLARRIARQPSFATKMVKQAVNGAVDAQGRHAANQIAFALHHLGHSHAMEVYGLPVDPGGIHASVAKTYAPGDEPFRAPAATKPAK, encoded by the coding sequence ATGACCGAAGAGCATCCCTACATCCTTTACGAGACTCCGGAGCCGGGGATCGCACGCATCGTGATGGATCGCGGCAATGCGGCCAACGCGCAGGACACGCGTTTCCTGTATGAACTCAACGCGGCCTTCGACAGGGCCGCCGCCGCCGACGACGTGCGTGTCATCATCCTCGCTGCCAACGGCAAGCATTTTTCGGCCGGGCACGACATACGGGAACGCAATCATCTGGAGAATCAGGACCGGTTCGCGCCCGTCACGCCGTTCCAGCAGCATCGCCGCCCGGGGGCCGAGGGCCGCATGTCGCGGGAGGAGGAGCTTTATACCGGCTTTTGCGAGCGTTGGCGCAACCTTCCCAAGATCACGATCGCCGCCGTGCAGGGGAAATGCGTTTCGGGCGGATTGCTGCTGTGCTGGCCGTGCGACCTGATCGTCGCCTCGGATGACGCGGAGTTCCAGGAAGTCACCGTCGCGATGGGCATTGCCGGCGTGGAATGGTTCGCCCACCCGTGGGAGATGCACCCCCGCAAGGCCAAGGAGATGCTGCTGACCGGCGAGCCGATCGGCGCGGAGGAGGCGCGCCAGATCGGCATGGTCAATCGAGTCGTGCCGCGCGCCGATCTGGCCGAGGCGACGCTCCTGCTTGCGCGCCGGATCGCGCGGCAGCCGAGCTTCGCCACCAAGATGGTCAAGCAGGCGGTCAACGGCGCGGTCGACGCGCAGGGGCGCCATGCCGCCAATCAGATCGCCTTCGCGCTTCATCACCTTGGGCACAGCCACGCGATGGAGGTGTACGGCCTGCCGGTCGATCCCGGCGGCATCCATGCGAGCGTGGCGAAGACATATGCGCCCGGAGACGAACCGTTTCGGGCGCCTGCGGCAACGAAGCCTGCAAAATAG
- a CDS encoding phytanoyl-CoA dioxygenase family protein produces the protein MMEIGNWKSMAGMAETYRKARELGLETNIAELEAFGFTVIPPEKTGAPRDFTRRLLDRVIEIAEDEDATAVELNKHNDTKPADGRQLFHLLKRDPLFIETLMNPVTRTMGAYMMGQSYLLSSMVAFLKPGPARPTPMHTDSVGVPTPLPAYSSVCNVSWILTDYTVENGTFGMVPGSHRWCRHPIVSEQPSFVGGALEEGMCVPVCAEPGSLVVFTGNTWHCTYPKTTETPRSHVVVAFCRNYVYPGESNVDMPDDLIAQYGPEFARLIGRNAWQGYQAEGPVLDRLLAVRPAYQSQHG, from the coding sequence ATGATGGAAATCGGCAACTGGAAATCCATGGCGGGGATGGCGGAAACCTATCGCAAGGCCCGCGAACTGGGACTGGAAACGAATATCGCCGAGCTCGAGGCCTTCGGCTTCACAGTGATACCGCCGGAGAAGACCGGGGCGCCGCGCGACTTCACCCGGCGACTTCTCGACCGCGTGATCGAGATCGCCGAAGACGAGGATGCCACTGCCGTCGAGCTCAACAAGCACAACGACACCAAGCCCGCCGACGGGCGCCAGCTCTTTCATCTGCTCAAGCGCGACCCGCTGTTCATCGAGACGCTGATGAACCCGGTCACGCGCACGATGGGCGCCTACATGATGGGGCAGAGCTACCTGCTTTCCAGCATGGTCGCGTTCCTGAAACCCGGACCCGCGCGGCCGACGCCGATGCACACCGACAGCGTCGGCGTACCGACGCCGCTCCCCGCCTACAGCTCGGTGTGCAACGTCAGCTGGATCCTGACGGACTACACGGTGGAGAACGGCACCTTCGGCATGGTGCCGGGCAGCCATCGCTGGTGCCGCCATCCGATCGTGAGCGAGCAGCCTTCGTTCGTCGGCGGCGCACTTGAGGAAGGCATGTGCGTGCCCGTCTGCGCCGAACCCGGCTCGCTCGTCGTCTTCACCGGCAACACGTGGCACTGCACCTATCCGAAGACGACGGAGACGCCGCGTTCGCACGTGGTCGTCGCGTTCTGCCGGAACTACGTCTATCCGGGCGAATCCAATGTCGACATGCCGGACGATCTGATCGCGCAGTACGGCCCAGAGTTCGCGCGCCTGATCGGCCGCAACGCATGGCAGGGCTATCAGGCGGAAGGGCCCGTGCTCGATCGGCTGCTCGCCGTCCGTCCCGCCTACCAGTCACAGCACGGTTGA
- a CDS encoding nuclear transport factor 2 family protein — MTPIERMLAERECEKLQVAYTLTADRGDADGFTALFAEDASIIIPEYPPFTGHAAIHASLVALAGTGMTMRHVITNQHVTATGPDTAEGGCYLIVFNNPDPADANGIRDVRLPSTVGEYADRFIRNAAGWRFRERRLTRVFRPRV; from the coding sequence ATGACTCCGATCGAACGCATGTTGGCCGAACGCGAATGCGAAAAGCTGCAGGTCGCCTACACGCTCACCGCCGATCGCGGCGATGCGGACGGCTTCACGGCGCTGTTCGCGGAGGACGCCTCGATCATCATTCCCGAGTATCCGCCATTTACCGGGCACGCCGCGATCCATGCCTCGCTGGTCGCGCTCGCCGGCACGGGCATGACCATGCGCCACGTGATCACCAATCAGCATGTCACCGCGACCGGCCCCGATACTGCCGAGGGGGGATGCTACCTGATCGTCTTCAACAACCCCGACCCGGCGGACGCCAACGGAATCCGCGACGTGCGTCTCCCTTCGACGGTGGGGGAATATGCAGATCGATTCATACGGAACGCGGCCGGATGGCGCTTCCGGGAACGGCGGTTGACGCGTGTCTTCCGTCCACGTGTGTGA
- a CDS encoding long-chain-fatty-acid--CoA ligase, which translates to MTFAVRDRGLPPLPLIHFPEIVSLGDAPRFHGRARGAHTAFVFEGRRTSWAEFDRNTARAANALAAEGIGKGSRIAYLGKNSDRYFELLFAACRIGAVMVPVNWRLAEPEVAHVLADSEAALLFVDATGAPMAVHMSAGCRVLAVEPVAGFEDYAAWRDAAPDTDLCPEVRPEEPCIQLYTSGTTGRPKGVQLPHRALYAFNTYSAQHPDEFGPDFVWNNWIADDVALVALPVFHISGSGWGIIAAYAGACTVVLREFANAAVIDAVRTFRVSKTVLVPATIQAMVDHPGITRADFASLKYFMYGAAPISVDLLERAMATFGCEFVQIYGLTETCGGVSCLPPADHRPGNPRMRSAGRPLPGVSVKIVEPGGDRELPAGAVGEICLKTPAAMSGYWRQEAETARILGDDGWLRSGDAGYLDADGYLFITDRVKDMVVTGGENVYPAEVEAALATHPEVREVAVIGVPDPRWGEAVKAIIAPVAGRSPDPAALIAWARERIAGYKLPKSVDFVDALPRNATGKVMKHELRAPYWADRDRNVN; encoded by the coding sequence ATGACGTTCGCTGTTCGTGACCGCGGGCTGCCGCCCTTGCCGCTGATTCATTTTCCCGAGATCGTCTCGCTGGGGGATGCGCCTCGCTTCCACGGCCGCGCGCGGGGCGCGCACACCGCCTTCGTCTTCGAGGGCCGCCGCACCAGCTGGGCCGAGTTCGACCGCAACACCGCGCGGGCCGCCAATGCGCTTGCTGCCGAGGGGATCGGCAAGGGCAGCCGGATCGCCTATCTCGGCAAGAACTCGGACCGCTATTTCGAGCTGCTGTTCGCTGCCTGTCGGATCGGCGCGGTGATGGTGCCGGTCAACTGGCGTCTTGCCGAACCCGAAGTGGCGCATGTCCTCGCCGATTCGGAGGCTGCACTGCTGTTCGTCGACGCCACGGGCGCGCCGATGGCCGTGCACATGTCGGCGGGTTGCCGGGTGCTCGCGGTTGAGCCGGTCGCGGGCTTCGAGGACTATGCTGCGTGGCGCGATGCAGCGCCCGACACGGACCTTTGCCCGGAGGTGAGGCCGGAGGAGCCGTGCATCCAGCTCTACACGAGCGGAACCACGGGCCGCCCCAAGGGCGTCCAGTTGCCGCACCGGGCACTTTATGCCTTCAATACCTATTCGGCGCAGCATCCGGACGAATTCGGCCCTGATTTCGTGTGGAACAACTGGATCGCGGATGATGTGGCGCTGGTTGCGCTGCCGGTTTTCCACATCAGCGGATCGGGGTGGGGCATAATCGCCGCCTATGCGGGCGCCTGCACGGTGGTGCTGCGCGAGTTCGCCAACGCGGCGGTGATCGACGCGGTTCGAACCTTCCGCGTCTCCAAGACGGTGCTTGTCCCCGCGACGATCCAGGCGATGGTCGACCATCCCGGCATCACCCGCGCGGATTTCGCCTCGCTCAAGTATTTCATGTACGGCGCGGCGCCGATCTCGGTCGATCTGCTCGAACGCGCCATGGCGACGTTCGGCTGCGAGTTCGTCCAGATATATGGCCTCACCGAAACCTGCGGCGGCGTGAGTTGCCTGCCGCCGGCAGACCACCGGCCGGGCAATCCCCGGATGCGTTCGGCTGGCAGGCCGCTGCCGGGGGTTTCGGTCAAGATCGTCGAACCCGGCGGCGACCGCGAACTGCCGGCCGGAGCGGTCGGCGAGATTTGCCTGAAGACCCCCGCCGCGATGAGCGGCTACTGGAGGCAGGAGGCGGAGACGGCGCGCATCCTCGGCGACGACGGCTGGCTGCGCAGCGGCGACGCCGGCTATCTGGACGCCGACGGTTATCTGTTCATCACCGACCGGGTGAAGGACATGGTCGTGACGGGCGGGGAGAACGTCTATCCGGCCGAAGTCGAGGCCGCGCTCGCGACCCATCCGGAGGTGCGCGAAGTCGCAGTGATCGGCGTCCCCGATCCAAGGTGGGGAGAGGCCGTGAAGGCGATCATTGCACCCGTGGCGGGGCGTTCGCCCGATCCCGCCGCGCTGATCGCCTGGGCGCGCGAGCGCATCGCGGGGTACAAGCTGCCCAAGTCGGTCGACTTCGTCGATGCGCTGCCCCGCAACGCCACCGGCAAGGTGATGAAGCACGAACTCCGCGCACCCTATTGGGCGGACCGCGACCGGAACGTGAATTGA
- a CDS encoding long-chain fatty acid--CoA ligase codes for MARTPSSPALPGLMQDVPLLVTGIVRHAATINAGHEIVSREASGDIVRTDYAGAELRSRRLAHGLARLGIREGDRVASLAWNSHRHLELFYGVPGLGAVLHTVNPRFGDDQIVYILNHAADRVLAFDADLLPLVERIAPRLGTIEHFVLLGADLPEARLPLAAYETLLADEDFAWPELDERAAAMLCYTSGTTGHPKGVLTSHRSTVIHALAAQSACAFGLTPQEGVLLVVPMFHAFGWGLPYVAAIAGARLVLPGPSPDPATLVQLIGREQATLAMGVPTVWTGILDHLAANGGSLAPLRRALIGGSAVPPAVARRLREDHSVEVITGWGMTELSPLGSFTSVTPEMDRLPADEREALRVGRAGRLLYPVELSLRDAQGREVPADGRAPGDVWVRGPFVAAGYFGGEGGAMLDAEGWFPTGDVATLDTHGSIAIIDRSKDLIKSGGEWISSADLERAALTVPGISQAAAIAVTHPKWQERPLLLLVAQPGMTVDHEAVRAAIAARLPRWQLPDDIVEVDALPLTATGKIDKKVLRAAYADHLLAETQAVHVEENA; via the coding sequence ATGGCGCGCACGCCGTCCTCTCCGGCGCTGCCGGGCCTGATGCAGGACGTGCCGCTGCTCGTCACGGGCATCGTGCGGCACGCCGCCACGATCAACGCCGGCCACGAGATCGTCTCGCGCGAGGCTTCGGGAGACATCGTCCGCACCGATTACGCCGGCGCTGAACTGCGCAGCCGCCGGCTCGCGCACGGTCTCGCCCGCCTCGGCATCCGCGAAGGGGACCGTGTCGCCAGCCTTGCGTGGAACAGTCATCGTCATCTGGAGCTGTTCTACGGCGTGCCCGGGCTCGGCGCAGTGCTCCACACCGTCAACCCGCGCTTCGGCGACGACCAGATCGTCTACATCCTCAACCATGCCGCCGACCGCGTGCTCGCGTTCGATGCCGACCTGCTGCCGCTGGTCGAGCGCATCGCGCCGCGGCTCGGGACGATCGAGCATTTCGTGCTGCTGGGCGCCGACCTGCCCGAAGCACGACTGCCGCTCGCCGCCTATGAAACGCTACTGGCCGACGAGGATTTCGCCTGGCCCGAACTCGACGAGCGGGCGGCGGCGATGCTCTGCTATACCAGCGGCACCACGGGCCATCCCAAGGGGGTTCTCACCTCGCATCGCTCGACCGTGATTCATGCGCTCGCCGCGCAGTCGGCCTGCGCCTTCGGGCTCACCCCGCAGGAAGGCGTGCTGCTCGTCGTGCCGATGTTTCATGCCTTCGGCTGGGGCCTGCCCTATGTCGCGGCGATTGCAGGCGCCAGGCTGGTGCTGCCGGGCCCGTCGCCCGATCCGGCGACGCTGGTGCAGTTGATCGGCCGCGAACAGGCCACGCTGGCGATGGGCGTGCCGACGGTGTGGACCGGCATCCTCGATCATCTCGCCGCGAACGGCGGCAGTCTTGCGCCGCTGCGGCGCGCGCTGATCGGCGGATCGGCGGTGCCGCCAGCGGTTGCGCGGCGGCTGCGCGAGGATCACAGCGTGGAGGTGATCACCGGTTGGGGGATGACCGAACTCAGCCCGCTCGGTTCCTTCACCAGCGTGACGCCGGAGATGGACAGGCTCCCCGCCGACGAGCGCGAGGCGCTCCGTGTCGGGCGCGCCGGGCGGCTGCTCTATCCGGTCGAGCTCAGCTTGCGCGACGCGCAGGGCAGGGAGGTTCCCGCGGACGGCCGCGCACCGGGCGACGTCTGGGTGCGCGGCCCCTTCGTCGCCGCGGGCTATTTCGGCGGCGAAGGCGGCGCGATGCTGGATGCAGAGGGATGGTTCCCGACCGGCGACGTCGCCACGCTCGACACGCACGGATCGATCGCCATCATCGACAGGTCGAAGGATCTCATCAAGTCGGGCGGCGAGTGGATCAGTTCGGCGGATCTCGAGCGCGCGGCGCTGACCGTACCCGGTATCTCGCAGGCCGCCGCCATCGCCGTCACCCATCCGAAGTGGCAGGAGCGCCCGCTGCTTCTGCTCGTCGCGCAGCCGGGCATGACGGTCGATCACGAGGCGGTGCGTGCGGCGATCGCCGCCCGGTTGCCGCGCTGGCAGCTTCCCGACGATATTGTGGAGGTCGACGCGCTGCCGCTGACTGCTACCGGTAAGATCGACAAGAAGGTGCTGCGCGCCGCCTATGCCGACCATCTCCTGGCGGAGACGCAAGCCGTACATGTTGAGGAGAACGCATGA
- a CDS encoding RNA polymerase sigma factor, with product MKERIGAMAGLADAGSGAAHERLFEALYRGNIKRLRRHMCRVLGSAADADEVAHDAFIRLYRSDLTRYDDPCAVLFRTGWRLALNRIRARGSNPLDRADELPAEIDRLVVNSESAEDAMLNREREGAYREAIAALPPRCRQVIELRTVHELSYKEMSHRLGLSVSTLEKHVVKGKKVCTEALAAWHADARPVAA from the coding sequence ATGAAAGAGCGAATCGGGGCGATGGCGGGCCTTGCCGATGCAGGGAGCGGAGCCGCGCATGAGCGGCTGTTCGAAGCGCTTTATCGCGGCAACATCAAGCGGCTGCGCCGCCACATGTGCCGCGTGCTCGGCTCGGCGGCCGATGCCGATGAGGTTGCCCACGACGCGTTCATCCGGCTCTACCGCAGCGACCTGACGCGCTACGATGACCCGTGCGCGGTGCTGTTCAGGACCGGGTGGCGGCTGGCGCTCAACCGCATCCGCGCGCGCGGCAGCAATCCGCTCGACCGCGCCGACGAACTGCCTGCCGAGATCGACCGCCTCGTCGTCAACAGCGAGTCGGCCGAGGACGCGATGCTGAACCGCGAGCGCGAGGGTGCGTATCGCGAGGCGATCGCTGCGCTGCCGCCGCGCTGCCGCCAGGTGATCGAACTGCGGACGGTGCACGAGCTTTCGTACAAGGAAATGTCGCACCGGCTCGGCCTGTCGGTCAGCACGCTCGAAAAGCACGTCGTCAAGGGCAAGAAGGTGTGCACCGAGGCGCTTGCCGCCTGGCACGCCGATGCCCGCCCCGTGGCGGCATAA
- a CDS encoding TetR/AcrR family transcriptional regulator has translation MAKATKRAWGEAIPNRDEQFELKRQVVLRTAAKTYSRNGFHETTLADIAEALNVSKPALYYYFRSKDDILFECHRLAIEAITNSDHPMPTRDEANGRTRLEEFLRRYVRMVVDDFGTCLVMTGTNALEPENRGQVVEGRRRIDTMLREILEHGNADGTLDCPDPKISAMFIFGAMNWIPRWFHADGSLELEEVASRLIAFVLGAIGPNRPRAD, from the coding sequence ATGGCGAAGGCGACGAAGCGCGCATGGGGTGAAGCGATTCCGAACCGCGATGAACAGTTCGAGCTGAAACGGCAGGTCGTTCTGCGAACGGCGGCCAAGACCTACAGCCGGAACGGCTTTCACGAAACCACGCTCGCCGACATCGCGGAGGCGCTGAACGTTTCGAAACCCGCGCTCTATTATTATTTCCGCAGCAAGGACGACATTCTCTTCGAATGTCACCGCCTTGCGATCGAGGCGATCACCAACAGCGACCACCCGATGCCGACGCGGGACGAGGCCAACGGGCGCACACGGCTGGAGGAATTCCTGCGCCGCTACGTCCGCATGGTGGTCGACGATTTCGGCACGTGCCTGGTGATGACGGGCACCAATGCGCTCGAGCCGGAAAACCGCGGGCAGGTGGTCGAAGGGCGCCGCCGGATCGACACGATGCTGCGGGAAATCCTGGAGCATGGAAACGCGGACGGCACGCTCGACTGCCCCGACCCGAAAATCAGCGCGATGTTCATCTTCGGCGCGATGAACTGGATTCCGCGCTGGTTTCATGCAGACGGCTCGCTGGAACTCGAGGAGGTGGCGTCGCGCCTCATCGCGTTCGTCCTCGGCGCAATCGGGCCTAACCGGCCCCGGGCCGACTGA
- a CDS encoding C45 family autoproteolytic acyltransferase/hydolase: MNSDRLRIIDLPGGDPHARGRAHGETLRAGVAEMLDRWGEGLGALYGVGRARYVERFHAATRYAATTERLAPGVIAEVRGIAEGANVRFADLLAAQHINEEFELGPAFAAEACSTIILPPAAGRPALIAQNLDLAQYLDGLQILLRCPTGDGSGEILALSVPGMISLNGMNSHGFAVCDNTVNQLRPNPEGLPVYALYRLLLESRTLAEAAALVERIPPATGLNWVMGDPDGVMMIERSGFETAKTPGADGRPVYHTNHPLACSDWAGHDSATGTRPRPARSSYLRYASLHQRLHDADAAVLGVQDLKAVLSARDDPDYPVSRGGGQTVDDMAIGFTLACSVFELDRERPRWHLASGPGHCTEMRVFEFSRPGAG; the protein is encoded by the coding sequence ATGAACAGCGACCGTCTCCGCATCATTGACCTGCCGGGAGGCGACCCGCACGCACGGGGCCGCGCCCATGGCGAGACGCTCCGCGCCGGTGTCGCCGAGATGCTCGACCGCTGGGGTGAGGGGCTCGGCGCGCTCTACGGTGTCGGCCGCGCGCGCTACGTCGAGCGTTTCCACGCCGCGACGCGCTATGCCGCGACCACCGAGCGGCTCGCGCCCGGCGTGATCGCCGAGGTGCGCGGCATCGCCGAGGGCGCGAACGTGCGCTTCGCCGACCTCCTCGCCGCGCAGCATATCAACGAGGAGTTCGAACTGGGCCCTGCGTTCGCGGCCGAGGCGTGCAGCACGATCATCCTGCCGCCCGCCGCGGGCCGCCCGGCGCTGATCGCGCAGAACCTCGACCTTGCCCAGTATCTCGACGGCCTTCAGATCCTGTTGCGCTGCCCGACCGGGGACGGATCGGGCGAAATCCTCGCGCTTTCCGTGCCCGGGATGATCTCGCTCAACGGCATGAACAGCCACGGTTTCGCGGTGTGCGACAACACCGTCAACCAGCTGCGGCCGAATCCGGAGGGGCTGCCCGTTTACGCGCTCTATCGGCTGCTGCTCGAGTCGCGGACGCTGGCGGAGGCCGCGGCGCTGGTCGAACGCATTCCGCCCGCGACCGGGCTCAACTGGGTGATGGGAGACCCGGACGGCGTGATGATGATCGAGCGCTCGGGATTCGAAACGGCGAAGACCCCGGGCGCCGACGGACGGCCGGTCTATCACACCAACCATCCGCTCGCCTGTTCGGACTGGGCGGGGCATGATTCGGCCACCGGCACGCGTCCGCGGCCCGCGCGCAGCTCCTACCTGAGATATGCCTCGCTGCATCAGCGCCTGCACGATGCGGATGCCGCCGTGCTCGGCGTGCAGGACCTGAAGGCCGTGCTCAGCGCGCGCGACGATCCCGATTATCCGGTGTCGCGCGGCGGCGGACAAACCGTGGACGACATGGCGATCGGTTTCACGCTGGCCTGCAGCGTTTTCGAACTGGATCGTGAACGGCCGCGCTGGCACCTCGCCAGCGGGCCGGGGCATTGCACGGAGATGCGCGTTTTCGAATTCAGTCGGCCCGGGGCCGGTTAG
- a CDS encoding amidase: MNFEEYRKYDAIGLAGLVGTRQVSPDELLDAALARAAAVNPQLNALTVDLEGEARAAIRAGLPDGPLSGVPFPIKDITVKMKGVPTGAGSRLFAGRIYAEESELIRSYRRSGMTLFAKTNTPEFGLATVTEPVATGITRNPWSLGHTCGGSSGGAAAAVAAGIVPAAHGSDGGGSIRTPASCCALFGLKPSRGRVSMAPDGDGWGGLAVQHALTRSVRDSALLLDIASGARPGDLYHVPPPERPFVEEAGRDPGRLRIGYTTRALVHGELHPECAAGVMNAAKLCERLGHHVEEAVLDVDFVGLAVAANTIVCTSVVATLEAEGAARGRPVEAHEVERLTWNIYRDMRDKPAYEFVLAQQAINTILRRFAAEMTKYDVLLLANNGSPPIPVGYACPDAEDLTDYADRLYRFIPNTQPFNVAGMPAMSVPLHWSADGLPVGVQFAAPVGGEAVLLRLAGQIEAAQPWFDRVPPEPFAA, from the coding sequence ATGAATTTCGAAGAGTATCGCAAATACGATGCCATCGGCCTTGCCGGTCTGGTGGGCACCCGCCAAGTTTCGCCCGACGAACTGCTCGATGCCGCGCTGGCCCGCGCCGCTGCGGTGAACCCGCAGCTCAATGCGCTCACCGTCGATCTGGAGGGGGAGGCGCGCGCCGCGATCCGGGCCGGGCTGCCCGATGGCCCGCTGAGCGGCGTGCCCTTCCCGATCAAGGACATCACCGTGAAGATGAAGGGCGTGCCGACCGGCGCGGGGTCCCGCCTGTTCGCCGGCCGGATTTATGCGGAAGAGAGCGAACTGATCCGCTCCTACCGCCGTTCCGGCATGACCCTGTTCGCCAAGACCAACACGCCCGAGTTCGGCCTCGCCACCGTCACCGAGCCGGTCGCGACCGGCATCACCCGCAACCCCTGGTCGCTCGGCCACACCTGCGGCGGCTCCTCCGGCGGCGCAGCGGCGGCGGTGGCGGCGGGAATCGTCCCGGCCGCGCACGGTAGCGACGGCGGCGGCTCGATCCGGACGCCCGCGTCGTGCTGCGCGCTGTTCGGGCTCAAGCCTTCGCGCGGGCGCGTTTCCATGGCCCCGGACGGCGACGGCTGGGGCGGTCTTGCCGTCCAGCACGCGCTTACGCGTTCGGTGCGCGACAGCGCGCTCCTGCTCGACATCGCAAGCGGCGCGCGGCCCGGCGACCTCTACCACGTTCCTCCGCCCGAGCGGCCGTTCGTCGAGGAGGCAGGGCGCGATCCCGGCAGGCTGCGTATCGGCTATACCACGCGTGCGCTGGTTCACGGCGAACTGCATCCCGAATGCGCGGCGGGTGTGATGAATGCCGCGAAGCTCTGCGAAAGGCTGGGCCACCATGTCGAAGAGGCCGTGCTCGATGTCGATTTCGTCGGGCTGGCGGTGGCGGCGAACACGATCGTCTGCACCTCGGTCGTCGCCACGTTGGAGGCGGAGGGCGCCGCGCGCGGCCGCCCGGTCGAGGCGCACGAGGTCGAGCGGTTGACCTGGAATATCTACCGGGACATGCGCGATAAGCCCGCCTACGAATTCGTGCTGGCCCAGCAGGCGATCAACACGATCCTGCGCAGGTTCGCGGCGGAAATGACTAAATATGATGTGCTGCTGCTCGCCAACAACGGCAGCCCGCCGATCCCGGTGGGCTACGCCTGCCCCGATGCCGAGGACCTGACCGACTATGCCGACCGGCTCTACCGCTTCATTCCCAATACGCAGCCGTTCAACGTCGCGGGGATGCCGGCGATGAGCGTGCCGCTCCACTGGAGCGCCGACGGGCTGCCGGTGGGCGTGCAATTTGCCGCGCCCGTGGGCGGCGAGGCGGTGCTGCTGCGGCTTGCCGGCCAGATCGAGGCGGCGCAGCCCTGGTTCGACCGCGTGCCGCCGGAGCCCTTCGCGGCATGA
- a CDS encoding MFS transporter, translating into MPLPTEPAADAEKAELSPRQMFAYALPALPVAFLYLPLPLLIPSFYSQQLGLSLTAIGSFLFFARIFDFVIDPLLGRLSDRTRSRWGRRRPWMIAGAPIMMLGSALIFLPPDNVDGWYLMMATMTIYLGASMLGLAYSAWGAEVVQSYHGRARLAGFREVASLVGTLMAAGIPSITAIWGHGIDRFTMSFVGWGVLILTPPAIFAALRWVPEPKQPAVEGHAEPPLRDMMVQVLRNRPFRLLCIAFIVLTIGVSVTNSVLVFFITHYLKQPTLVGPVLGLSFLSVLLFVPVWVRISRRTGKHKAVAYSLLIGVVTSGVFTFMLQPGDGYWFLALMVVLGAASAAFLTLPIGIMGDVIDYDAMKNGEQRGGVFFGVWAFAQQIAPAIAIGVTLPFLEWLGFNPAGTNDASALQGLRYTYCFGPLPFYLIGALLLLRFPINARRHAIIRKRLDSRQRRLLAEFGPHVGGADPLPGTPIQEIAQ; encoded by the coding sequence ATGCCCTTGCCGACTGAACCGGCCGCGGATGCCGAAAAGGCCGAGCTGTCGCCGCGGCAGATGTTCGCCTATGCGCTGCCGGCCCTGCCGGTGGCCTTTCTCTATCTGCCGCTGCCGCTCCTCATCCCGTCCTTTTATTCGCAGCAGCTCGGGCTCAGCCTGACGGCGATCGGGTCGTTCCTGTTCTTCGCGCGCATCTTCGATTTCGTGATCGACCCGCTGCTCGGCCGGCTTTCGGACAGGACGCGGTCGCGTTGGGGCCGGCGCCGCCCGTGGATGATCGCCGGCGCGCCCATCATGATGCTGGGCTCGGCGCTGATCTTCCTGCCGCCCGACAACGTGGACGGCTGGTATCTGATGATGGCGACCATGACCATCTACCTCGGCGCCTCGATGCTCGGCCTCGCCTATTCGGCCTGGGGCGCGGAGGTGGTGCAGTCCTACCACGGCCGCGCGCGGCTGGCGGGTTTCCGCGAGGTTGCGAGCCTTGTCGGCACGCTGATGGCGGCGGGCATTCCTTCGATCACCGCGATCTGGGGACACGGCATCGACCGCTTCACGATGAGCTTCGTCGGCTGGGGGGTGCTGATCCTGACGCCGCCCGCGATCTTCGCGGCGCTGCGCTGGGTGCCCGAGCCGAAGCAGCCGGCGGTCGAGGGCCATGCCGAACCGCCGCTCAGGGACATGATGGTCCAGGTTCTCCGCAACCGGCCGTTCCGGCTGCTGTGCATCGCCTTCATCGTGCTGACGATCGGCGTTTCTGTCACCAATTCGGTGCTGGTGTTCTTCATCACCCACTATCTCAAGCAGCCGACGCTGGTCGGGCCGGTGCTCGGCCTCTCTTTCCTCTCGGTCCTGCTGTTCGTGCCGGTATGGGTGCGCATCAGCCGCCGCACCGGCAAGCACAAGGCGGTCGCCTATTCGCTGCTGATCGGCGTGGTCACGTCGGGCGTCTTCACGTTCATGCTGCAGCCGGGCGACGGCTACTGGTTCCTGGCGCTGATGGTGGTGCTGGGTGCCGCAAGCGCCGCCTTTCTGACCTTGCCCATCGGCATCATGGGCGATGTCATCGACTATGACGCCATGAAGAACGGGGAACAGCGCGGCGGCGTGTTCTTCGGCGTCTGGGCCTTCGCCCAGCAGATCGCCCCCGCCATCGCCATCGGCGTGACCTTGCCGTTCCTCGAGTGGCTGGGCTTCAATCCGGCGGGGACCAACGATGCAAGCGCCCTTCAGGGATTGCGCTACACATACTGCTTCGGACCGCTGCCCTTTTACCTGATCGGCGCGCTCCTGCTGCTGCGCTTCCCGATCAATGCCCGCCGCCACGCGATCATACGCAAACGGCTCGACAGCCGTCAGCGGCGGCTGCTTGCCGAGTTCGGCCCCCATGTCGGCGGAGCGGACCCGCTTCCCGGAACGCCAATTCAGGAGATCGCCCAATGA